The DNA region ACCAGGACCCGGGTGTCGCCCAGGCCGACGACGCAGGCGCCGCCCGCCTGGCGGGCCATCTTGCCGGTCTCGAGCGAGTACTCGGCGCCGTTCATCTGCAATGCCGTCTTGTGTCCATTCATGTTTCTTCTTTTCCTTCCTTACAGCTTTTGCGCGTCATGCGCTGGCGCCCGCCAATGCGGGCGGCCGCGGTCGTGCGACCACGCCGCGGCTTCGCTCCCGGGAAAGGCGCAACGCGCGCCGATCCCGCCGGGACCCGCCTGATTTATTGGAGAATGCGGTGTCCTGTCCGAAACCATGGGGCGGCACCGCGGCTCTCAGCCGCGGATGCCCAGCTCCTTGATCAGGGAGCGGTAGCTCTCCAGGTTCTTCCGCTTCAGGTAGTTCAGCAGCCGCTTGCGCTGCCCGACCATCTTCAGGAGCCCACGTCGGGAATGGAAGTCCTTCTTGTGGGTCTTGAAGTGCTCGGTGAGGTGGTTGATGCGCGCGGTCAACAGCGCGATCTGCACCTCGGGCGAGCCGGAATCCGACTCGTGCTTCCTGAACTGGGTGATGACCTGGTCTTTCTGATCCTTGTTCATTGCCATCGTCAGAACCTCCTTAGCTCATGACGTCACGATGGCCGCAGGCTGGCGCCCGTCTCCGGGGGTCTTATCAGGTTCCCCGGGGCCGAGCCTGGTCGCCTCTAGGGCGTGCCAACCCGCTTGCTTGCGCTGGGCACTACAAAAACGCGAGGCTGAACCCCGCGACCCGGCGCCCGCGGAATATAGCCGAGGCCGCAACCGGGGGCAAGCGGGATTCCGCCCTGCCATCGGCCACGGCCCCTGCGACTTGAGGACGGGCGGCGACGACGTTGAGACGCCACCGCCACCGAATCCCTCAATATATTGTCATCATGCCAGTTGCGACGCTCGACGGCTATGCCGCCGGCAGCGCTCAGGCGCCGCGGGTCGCCGACAGGATTCCCCGGCGCTCCAGCTCGGCCAGGATCTGGGCGATGCAGGCCGCCCCGTCGTGCTCGTCGGTCTGGACGAGCACCTCCGGCGTCAGCGGCTCCTCGTAGGGGGCGCTGATGCCCGTGAACTCCGGGATCTCCCCCGCGCGGGCCTTCTTGTAGAGCCCCTTGGTGTCGCGGCGCTCGCACTCCTCCAGGGAGCAGCGGCAGTAGACC from bacterium includes:
- the rpsO gene encoding 30S ribosomal protein S15 — its product is MAMNKDQKDQVITQFRKHESDSGSPEVQIALLTARINHLTEHFKTHKKDFHSRRGLLKMVGQRKRLLNYLKRKNLESYRSLIKELGIRG